From the genome of Uranotaenia lowii strain MFRU-FL chromosome 1, ASM2978415v1, whole genome shotgun sequence, one region includes:
- the LOC129739895 gene encoding juvenile hormone esterase-like translates to MLILTAIAYLLTGSVLLCQGQDVRPIISSPSGEIQGTTESCGIFCTYYSFKGIPYAVTPVGNMRFRNPVPHPGWSGVRDGSQHRSICVQLETFTLSVTGDEDCLYLNVYSQQLVGSRPVMVYFHGGAFSAGSGHSDVADPKKLVQEDVVVVTVNYRLGVLGFLSTGDQHAQGNWGLKDCVEALRWVQRNIAAFGGNPNDVTIFGNSAGGSLVHFLYLSALADGLFHKTIAISGVALATYAFQTNPKFYADRLAQAFGFSSDSAVYVNQLRTVPAGDFIAFQELLFTIPIPRFLRPLDFAPVLEPVNSPEPRALTATPLQLMNTRPNRGPLMFGFNDMEGSMFTVLELLVDSTVWDRFNAEPHLLVPFFWNIPQGSSAAASVIDSFRQRYFNGQPLGPAVDIEWAQYYGDHIFSFPIDETVRIHAGRALGSPVYFYQLAYDGDLNLVKKSFGITHPGAIHADELPYIFDQTELFNADISPNSHALIVSQRVVRLLANFAKYGNPTPSADPLLQNTIWPNVASGSGNTPIMNIGENLVVSDASAVTRVGLWRDLQTRYASNPFA, encoded by the exons atgttgattttgaccGCTATCGCCTATTTACTGACTGGTTCAGTATTACTATGCCAAGGCCAAGACGTGCGTCCGATCATCAGCTCACCGTCTGGAGAAATACAGGGCACAACCGAGTCTTGCGGGATATTCTGCACGTACTACTCATTCAAGGGCATCCCATACGCAGTGACACCGGTTGGAAATATGCGTTTCCGGAATCCGGTTCCGCATCCCGGCTGGAGTGGAGTTCGCGATGGCAGTCAACATAGGTCAATTTGTGTACAGCTTGAAACTTTCACGCTCAGCGTAACTGGCGATGAGGACTGTTTGTATTTGAACGTCTACAGCCAGCAATTGGTCGGCAGCCGACCAGTTATGGTGTACTTTCACGGAGGTGCATTCAGCGCAGGTTCCGGACATAGTGATGTAGCCGATCCGAAGAAGTTGGTCCAAGAGGATGTCGTAGTTGTTACTGTAAACTATCGATTGGGTGTGCTAGGATTCCTGAGCACCGGTGATCAACACGCTCAAGGCAATTGGGGATTGAAGGATTGTGTAGAAGCCTTACGTTGGGTTCAAAGAAATATTGCTGCGTTCGGCGGAAACCCCAATGATGTGACCATTTTTGGCAACTCTGCAGGCGGATCTCTGGTGCATTTCCTTTACTTATCAGCCCTTGCAGATGGTCTGTTTCATAAGACGATCGCCATAAGTGGAGTTGCTTTGGCAACCTACGCCTTCCAGACTAATCCTAAGTTTTATGCCGATCGATTGGCCCAGGCGTTTGGATTTTCCAGTGACAGTGCCGTTTATGTCAATCAACTAAGAACCGTTCCAGCTGGCGATTTTATAGCATTCCAGGAACTTTTGTTCACCATACCAATTCCACGATTTTTGAGACCACTGGACTTTGCACCTGTGCTGGAACCCGTGAATTCCCCAGAACCAAGAGCTCTCACGGCCACTCCACTTCAGTTGATGAATACTCGTCCTAATCGTGGTCCATTGATGTTTGGTTTCAACGATATGGAAGGTTCCATGTTTACGGTGTTAGAATTGCTCGTAGACTCAACGGTTTGGGATCGGTTTAACGCGGAGCCCCATTTGTTGGTTCCATTCTTTTGGAATATACCACAAGGTAGCTCTGCTGCTGCTTCAGTCATTGACTCTTTCAGACAACGCTATTTCAATGGCCAACCGTTGGGACCCGCCGTAGACATCGAGTGGGCCCAATATTACGGTGATCATATATTTTCGTTTCCGATCGATGAAACCGTAAGAATCCATGCAGGCCGAGCCCTAGGAAGTCCTGTGTACTTTTATCAACTCGCGTACGATGGTGatttaaatttggttaaaaaatcatTCGGAATTACCCATCCCGGTGCGATTCATGCTGACGAGCTGCCTTACATATTCGATCAAACCGAACTGTTTAACGCGGACATTTCACCCAATAGCCATGCCCTGATTGTCAGTCAACGAGTTGTACGCTTGTTGGCCAACTTTGCGAAATATGG aaatccaaCTCCATCAGCAGATCCTTTATTGCAGAATACCATTTGGCCGAACGTGGCAAGCGGTTCCGGAAACACACCGATCATGAACATAGGTGAAAACCTTGTGGTTAGCGATGCGTCAGCTGTAACTCGCGTTGGTTTGTGGAGAGACCTTCAAACAAGATACGCTAGCAATCCATTCGCTTAG
- the LOC129739896 gene encoding carboxylesterase 5A-like has protein sequence MLKIVTVCALALVASSGVHGDASRPIINTTGGQIQGVTESCSTLGFCTYFAFNGIPYAEPPVGELRFRNTQPHRGWTGVKDGSEHRPSCPSSSMRGDGYSGDEDCLFLNVYTQQLVGRRPVMVWIHGGSFSGGSGDSWIYGPDHLVQEPIVLVTINYRLGLLGFFSTGDHHAQGNWGMKDCVEALRWVRNNIANFGGDPDNVTIFGESAGAAAVHYLVLSPMATGLFHKAIAQSGTTLVPWGFQYNPREMIQRIHDKLGYPTNDNAELVRLMRYTPKGNFVNLQEGWTDIAIPRGFKPFEFVPTAEPLNSPEPTFLTQRPIDILKAGTFNKVPFIIGYNNHESLFMIHEHRIDSTVWNEFERNPHFFVPHFWNIQRNSAAETAVHTRFRQLYFQNRPLNPDIMMEWVLYHTDQQFIFPCDKAIRLTAEHNPHNTYYYQFSFDGALNLPKRAVLLSDWPGAMHADELPYLFSMTNFNAPVLPSNPAAVTRNRMVRMWANFAITGSPTPNSDTLLQNINWAPYNAQTRSYLEVDTNLVVRQNPNSARLDVWYDLEQNYANDPFHFPWS, from the exons ATGTTAAAGATAGTGACTGTATGCGCTTTGGCGCTGGTTGCCTCATCCGGAGTGCATGGGGATGCT AGTCGACCCATCATCAACACAACTGGAGGTCAGATTCAAGGTGTGACTGAAAGCTGCTCAACCTTGGGATTCTGCACGTACTTCGCCTTCAATGGAATCCCGTACGCTGAACCACCAGTGGGAGAATTGCGATTCCGTAATACCCAGCCACACAGAGGTTGGACTGGAGTGAAGGATGGCAGCGAACATAGGCCATCCTGCCCGTCCAGTTCCATGCGTGGGGATGGATATTCTGGAGATGAAGATTGTTTGTTCTTGAATGTCTACACGCAACAGCTGGTTGGTAGACGACCAGTTATGGTTTGGATCCATGGTGGTTCATTCTCTGGCGGATCAGGAGACTCATGGATCTACGGACCAGACCATTTGGTACAGGAACCGATCGTTCTTGTGACCATCAACTATCGTTTGGGACTGTTGGGTTTCTTCAGTACTGGTGATCATCATGCTCAGGGTAACTGGGGTATGAAGGATTGCGTTGAAGCTCTGCGCTGGGTACGCAACAATATTGCCAACTTTGGTGGTGATCCAGACAATGTTACAATCTTCGGTGAGAGTGCCGGTGCTGCTGCCGTTCACTACCTGGTGCTGTCTCCAATGGCTACTGGTCTGTTCCACAAAGCCATCGCCCAATCCGGAACAACCCTGGTGCCATGGGGCTTCCAATATAACCCTCGTGAAATGATCCAACGCATCCACGACAAGCTGGGTTATCCAACCAATGACAACGCAGAATTGGTGCGTCTCATGCGATACACTCCGAAAGGAAACTTCGTTAATCTGCAAGAAGGCTGGACCGATATTGCTATTCCGCGAGGTTTCAAGCCATTTGAATTTGTTCCCACTGCTGAGCCACTGAACTCCCCTGAGCCAACATTCCTTACCCAGCGTCCGATCGACATCCTCAAGGCTGGTACTTTCAACAAGGTCCCATTCATCATTGGATACAACAACCACGAGTCCTTGTTTATGATCCATGAGCATAGAATCGATTCCACCGTTTGGAATGAATTCGAAAGGAACCCTCATTTCTTCGTTCCTCATTTCTGGAATATTCAGCGCAATTCGGCTGCAGAAACCGCAGTCCACACCAGATTCCGCCAGTTGTACTTCCAGAACCGACCGCTCAACCCAGATATTATGATGGAGTGGGTCCTCTACCACACTGACCAGCAATTCATCTTCCCGTGTGACAAGGCTATCCGGCTAACGGCTGAACATAACCCTCATAACACCTACTACTACCAGTTCAGCTTCGACGGAGCCTTGAATCTGCCGAAACGTGCCGTATTACTGTCCGATTGGCCTGGAGCGATGCACGCCGATGAGCTGCCGTATCTCTTCTCGATGACCAACTTCAACGCCCCTGTGCTCCCGAGCAATCCGGCTGCAGTCACCCGTAACCGCATGGTTCGCATGTGGGCCAACTTTGCCATTACCGGATCCCCAACCCCGAACTCGGACACGTTGCTCCAGAACATCAACTGGGCCCCGTACAATGCACAGACCCGCAGCTATCTGGAAGTCGATACCAACCTGGTCGTACGTCAGAACCCCAACAGCGCCCGTCTGGATGTGTGGTACGATCTGGAGCAGAACTATGCCAACGATCCGTTCCACTTCCCGTGGTCTTAG